In Candidatus Obscuribacterales bacterium, the genomic window GTATCGGTGAGATCGGGTTCTGCTGAGCTTTCTGGTTCCTGGAACTGCTCGATGGGCACGGGTTCAAGTGGTGGAGGCTCGGGTGCAGGGCTGGAAGCAACCGGTGTTGATCGGATAGATAAGGTAATCCACAAGACCAAGACCACCAGCGCCGACGTCAGGGCACCCACGACTGGATCAGGGAGGCGATCGCCGATGCGTTTGGGCAACAGCACCCGCCCGATTTTTACCCCTAGCGACCACAACACCCCGACGATTGTCCAACTGAGGCCGAGGAGCTTCGATCGCATTGTTTTAGGCGGTGGATTGTCGGCTAGGGGGGCGGAAGCTGCGGACAGTTCTCGATCAGCCTCGGCGGCTTCCTCGGGTTCATCGCCATCATCCTCTAGCTCAAAACCGTCATCCTCTAGCTCAAGATCAATCTCCTCATCCACCTCTTCGTCTTCTGGGTCATCCTCATCTAAACCGCCTGCCATCTCAGAGACACCAGCTAGGGTGGGTGGCGTATCCATGGATGCCGGACTAGCTGGTATTACCGTCGCAGAGGAGCGATCGGTTACCTTAGCAACTTTGGACTTCGCGCGTTTGGGCTTGCTGGATGCAGGTGGTGGTCTATCGGCTAGCACGTTTAATTGCTCTAGCCCCCATTCCCCCACCAAAATGAGCAGCCGCAGGACTAAGATGGCCAGGGCCCGAGCAATGGGAGCGATCGCTTCCCACACTTGACCCACCACCACCAGAGATTGGTCGAGGGTTTCCTGCGCCGTCTTGAGCACCGTGGCTACCACGTCACCCGTGTCTAGGGATATATCCACGGGCTCAACAGGCACCGTCGGTTTGGGGGGAGGCTCGGCAGGCGGCGGCACACTGCTCTCCATCGACTGGTCAGGAGTATCGTTGCCAGATAGGTCAGCGGCCATCTCAGGCTTGTCCTGGGATGCCAGATCACCTGAGGGGCGATCGCGCTCCGATTCTGGCGGGGCTGAGTCAGCAGAGGCGGAATAGATAGCGGGATCCTCAGACATAAAGCAGTTTGGATGGGAGTAGATTCTAGAGACATGGGGAAACAGCGATCGCCCCCGAAGGCTAACGAGGGTGGCGCGATTGATTTCCCAGTCCAGCCTCAATCTATCATTTTGTGATGTAGTCAAATCATCACATCTCAGTGAAAATCCCCTGGCTTCCAGTCCCATTTGTCTAGGATTTGATGTTGCCCAATCCCTTGGAGATACTGGTATAGCGCGATCGTTTCTGCAAGTTGAGTCCGCTATTTTCAGGACGCTAGAATTTATTATCCTTACCCTGAACGTAATACAATGTCATATTGGCTGCGGCTAGTGTGTTGGTTTTAAAGAGCCATGGACGGTCACCATGCTGAACAATGGGAGGAGGCAGGGCGATCGTCAAGCTGCGAGGCTAGAGCACGCCACTCTACCGTCGTTTTCTAGCGCCTTGGCATTATTCAATCGGTCAATCTATCTTCAAAAGGGTCACTTATGAGTGCTTCGATTCGCTTCCTCATGTGTTCTCCCCATCATTATGATGTGGACTACGTGATTAATCCTTGGATGGAGGGAAACATCCATAAGTCCTCGCGCGAACGGGCGCTTGAGCAATGGCAAGGACTTTATCAAATTATTGTAGACCATGCCACCGTTGACCTCATCAAACCCCAACCGGGCTGGCCCGATTTGGTGTTTACGGCCAATGCTGGTCTTGTCCTTGGCGATACGGTGGTGTTGAGCCGCTTCTTCCACCCCGAACGCCAAGGAGAAGAGCCCCACTTCAAAACCTGGTTTGAAGAGCAAGGCTTCACAGTGCATGAGTTGCCCAAGGATCTGCCCTTTGAGGGAGCTGGTGATGCCTTGTTTGATCGCGAAGGGCGCTACCTGTGGGCTGGCTATGGCTTCCGTTCAGAACTCGATTCCCATCCCTATCTCGCCGAATGGTTAGACGTGGAAGTGCTGTCTCTGCGGTTGATGGATGAGCGGTTCTACCATCTGGATACCTGCTTCTGCCCTCTCACCGACGGCTACCTGCTTTACTATCCTCCCGCCTTTGATTCCTACTCCAATCGCTTGATTGAACTACGGATACCGCCGGAGAAGCGGATTATTGTTGACGAACCCGATGCGGTCAATTTTGCTTGTAATGCCGTCAACATCAACCGCATTGTGATTATGAATCGGGCTAGCGATTCTCTTAAGCAACAGCTTGCCCATGTTGGCTTCCAGGTTCTAGAAACGCCCCTTGATGAATTCCTTAAGGCAGGTGGAGCCGCCAAATGTTTAACGCTGCGGGTGACGGAGCCGGTGCTCACCGAAAAGTTTGCCACCGTGGCCTACGAAAGCCGCACCATCAAGCTAGAGGGACATTTACTAGACTCTGGCTTAATTAACCGCGCCCTGGATGTGATCACCGATGGCGGCGGCAGTTTCCAAGTGCTCAACTTTGAGCTAGGTGTGCAGCGGCAGAGTACGTCGCGGGCAGAGGTGCGGGTTTCGGCTCCTAGCCACAGCATCATGGAAGAAATTCTGTCCCAGTTGATCGATCTAGGGGCGATCGCTAACCCCCGGGAAGATCAGGATGTGGATACCGAAGTGGTGGTCAAAGACGGCGTTGGCCCCGATGACTTCTATGTCACCACCATTTATCCCACCGAGGTGCGGGTGAACGGCGACTGGATCCGCCTACAGGGGCAGCGTATGGATGGAGCGATCGTGATTGGCGACACCGCTGAAGGGGCGATCGCTCGCTGTTGTTTGCTACGGGATCTCAAAGAGGGCGATCGCGTGGTGGTTGGCGTAGACGGTATTCGCACGGTGCGCAAAGCCGATGCCCGTGACCAGCGTGGTACTCAAGAGTTCAGCTTCATGGGCGCAGGGGTTTCCAGTGAGCGCCGCGTGGAGCTAGTGGTTGAACAAATTGCCTGGGAACTCCAGAAAATTCGTTCCCAGAACGGCAAAGTTGTGGTTACCGCTGGCCCTGTGGTGATCCACACCGGCGGCGGCGTCCACCTATCCCGTCTGATCCGTGAAGGCTATGTGCAGGCGCTGCTGGGCGGGAATGCGATCGCTGTCCACGATATCGAACAATCCTTGATGGGAACGTCCCTCGGTATGGATATGCAGCGGGGTATTTCCGTACGCGGTGGGCATCGCCATCACCTGAAAGCCATCAACATCATCCGTCGAGCTGGCAGCATTGCTGCTGCTGTGGAGCAAGGCATCTTGACCTCGGGCATTTTCTACGACTGTGTGCGCCACAACGTAGACTTTTCCCTGGCGGGCTCCATCCGGGATGACGGCCCCCTGCCCGATACCCACATGGATCTGATTGCGGCCCAGGCTGACTACGCTCGCCTGATCACCGGCGCTGACATGATCCTGATGCTGTCCACCATGCTGCATTCTATCGGCGTCGGCAACATGACTCCCGCTGGCGTGAAGATGGTCTGTGTAGACATTAACCCGGCTGTCGTCACCAAGTTAAGCGATCGCGGCTCGGTGGAATCTGTGGGCGTGGTCACCGACGTGGGTCTCTT contains:
- a CDS encoding TIGR00300 family protein, with the protein product MSASIRFLMCSPHHYDVDYVINPWMEGNIHKSSRERALEQWQGLYQIIVDHATVDLIKPQPGWPDLVFTANAGLVLGDTVVLSRFFHPERQGEEPHFKTWFEEQGFTVHELPKDLPFEGAGDALFDREGRYLWAGYGFRSELDSHPYLAEWLDVEVLSLRLMDERFYHLDTCFCPLTDGYLLYYPPAFDSYSNRLIELRIPPEKRIIVDEPDAVNFACNAVNINRIVIMNRASDSLKQQLAHVGFQVLETPLDEFLKAGGAAKCLTLRVTEPVLTEKFATVAYESRTIKLEGHLLDSGLINRALDVITDGGGSFQVLNFELGVQRQSTSRAEVRVSAPSHSIMEEILSQLIDLGAIANPREDQDVDTEVVVKDGVGPDDFYVTTIYPTEVRVNGDWIRLQGQRMDGAIVIGDTAEGAIARCCLLRDLKEGDRVVVGVDGIRTVRKADARDQRGTQEFSFMGAGVSSERRVELVVEQIAWELQKIRSQNGKVVVTAGPVVIHTGGGVHLSRLIREGYVQALLGGNAIAVHDIEQSLMGTSLGMDMQRGISVRGGHRHHLKAINIIRRAGSIAAAVEQGILTSGIFYDCVRHNVDFSLAGSIRDDGPLPDTHMDLIAAQADYARLITGADMILMLSTMLHSIGVGNMTPAGVKMVCVDINPAVVTKLSDRGSVESVGVVTDVGLFLSLLVQQLDKLNAPQAVR